A window of the Deinococcus sp. KNUC1210 genome harbors these coding sequences:
- a CDS encoding clostripain-related cysteine peptidase — protein MKPLSLLSLCSALFLGTTQAAPAQPRPWTVAVYLDADHNLDSSALDDLKEMTEAGPLKNVRVVYQLDRNDDAEGAGPGVERGLIENGKRVPVQRLPELNSDNPQNVAAFMTWAYSAYPSAHHGLVMWDHGGQWDGGFGGDTHGPGVSDDESGTLTPEAFSQAAQRALKGLGIAQLDFLGFDTCLMGGAELVAQFAPLTRLYIADAEIDYGDGWNYAPTLQALDRTPEQPMKTFGAQEVRFWEAQHRSNRSDQLYGVHAAYDTSMWPDVQAKLGSFAQGLTKAFATPAAAGLLWRARGEAIQYDFSDDGQPGVTRPYVDLGQFAGKVAQYTQDPALKAQASALSTSIARMVVAKSVGKKRTAASALSIYYPTHQETIPDTDTLNRYAALPMNAGAAWSNFERAWTAAVRADTSPPLLKNVQMAGVNKDGSAQFEFTAGGADVYAAMASLYQDLGHDQYLDYGDVYYTRLVGGDYSFDWMPTTWSLSDGTHTTAVTADHGEPDDEFLTASAQYTPPGEDPFDVLVQFSEDGEVIGALDDSGDTPIGIDLEKGGTLRFYLRTYDGGKDTYGRQLQKSVLKITRDDLSNLKADLVDLPAGNFQMYFSVYDFAGNNASDFAEFSFN, from the coding sequence ATGAAGCCCCTCTCCCTGCTTTCCCTGTGCAGCGCCCTGTTTCTTGGCACCACTCAGGCCGCGCCTGCACAGCCCAGGCCCTGGACGGTCGCGGTCTATCTGGACGCCGATCACAACCTCGATTCCAGCGCCCTGGACGATCTGAAGGAGATGACGGAGGCGGGGCCGCTCAAAAATGTCCGGGTGGTGTATCAGCTCGACCGCAACGACGATGCCGAAGGTGCTGGCCCGGGCGTCGAGCGCGGCCTGATCGAAAACGGCAAACGCGTGCCGGTGCAGCGCCTGCCCGAACTCAACAGCGACAACCCTCAGAATGTGGCGGCGTTCATGACCTGGGCGTATTCGGCGTATCCTTCGGCCCATCACGGCCTGGTGATGTGGGATCACGGCGGGCAATGGGACGGCGGGTTCGGCGGCGATACGCACGGGCCGGGCGTTTCGGACGACGAATCGGGCACGCTGACGCCGGAAGCGTTCAGTCAGGCGGCCCAGCGGGCGCTCAAGGGGCTGGGCATCGCGCAGCTGGATTTCCTGGGCTTCGATACCTGCCTGATGGGGGGTGCAGAGCTGGTCGCGCAGTTTGCGCCTCTCACGCGCCTGTATATCGCGGACGCCGAGATCGATTACGGAGACGGCTGGAATTACGCGCCCACCCTGCAAGCGCTCGACCGGACCCCCGAACAGCCGATGAAGACCTTCGGCGCGCAGGAGGTGCGGTTCTGGGAAGCGCAGCACCGCAGCAACCGCAGCGATCAGCTCTATGGCGTCCACGCGGCCTATGACACCAGTATGTGGCCTGACGTGCAGGCCAAGCTCGGCAGCTTTGCCCAGGGTCTGACAAAAGCGTTCGCCACGCCTGCGGCCGCCGGTCTGCTGTGGCGGGCACGCGGGGAGGCCATCCAGTACGACTTCAGCGACGACGGTCAGCCCGGTGTGACGCGGCCTTATGTCGATCTCGGGCAGTTTGCTGGCAAGGTGGCCCAGTACACTCAGGACCCTGCGCTCAAAGCCCAGGCGTCTGCGCTGTCCACCTCCATCGCCCGGATGGTGGTCGCCAAATCGGTCGGCAAAAAGCGCACGGCGGCCTCTGCACTGTCGATCTACTACCCGACCCATCAGGAGACCATACCGGACACTGACACGCTGAACCGCTACGCCGCCCTGCCGATGAACGCGGGGGCCGCCTGGTCCAATTTCGAGCGGGCCTGGACAGCTGCTGTGCGGGCCGACACCTCCCCGCCCCTGCTGAAAAACGTTCAGATGGCGGGCGTGAACAAGGACGGCAGCGCCCAGTTCGAATTCACGGCGGGCGGAGCCGACGTGTATGCGGCGATGGCCAGCCTGTATCAGGATCTCGGTCACGATCAGTATCTGGATTACGGCGACGTGTACTACACCCGGTTGGTCGGTGGCGATTACAGCTTCGACTGGATGCCGACCACCTGGTCTCTGAGCGACGGCACGCACACCACCGCCGTGACGGCCGATCATGGAGAGCCGGACGACGAGTTCCTGACAGCCAGCGCCCAGTACACGCCGCCGGGTGAAGACCCCTTCGATGTGCTCGTGCAGTTCAGCGAGGACGGCGAGGTCATCGGCGCTCTGGACGACAGCGGCGATACGCCGATCGGTATCGATCTGGAGAAAGGAGGCACGCTGAGGTTTTACCTCCGGACCTATGACGGCGGAAAAGACACCTATGGACGGCAACTTCAGAAGAGCGTCCTGAAAATCACCCGTGACGATCTGAGTAATCTGAAGGCAGATCTGGTGGACCTGCCGGCAGGCAACTTTCAGATGTACTTCTCGGTTTATGATTTTGCAGGGAACAACGCCAGCGATTTCGCCGAGTTCAGCTTCAACTGA
- a CDS encoding PAS domain S-box protein — protein sequence MKDLHRPLPELQLLQQVVAASAVGTVITDARQADLPVMYVNPAFERLSGYAAPEVLGRNCRFMQGQDLDQPGIQAIRQAIRYGESVTTTLRNYRKDGTLFYNEITISPVCDDDGTVTHFVGYQNDVTVKEEASQEATRLQQQLTSTLERFTDGFATLDDQLHFTYVNAAAARIAGKRPEGLSGRPFFSVFPNSADSAVVQAIERARSTGLTQYAVSYLTSIGTWIDVTVYPARGGISVFLRDITEHHHIQEALRTSEARFSKVFQASPIPIIITRQRDQHFIDLNEAFVIASGYQRDEVIGRTSRELRFWVDQLQHDDIVRVLTQGDQVSNREVRLRVKSGEERDMVISVMPVELDGEPCIMNLIRDISNEKRAQQILEASELQYRQIAADLQRTLDLSVDMITSSDADGRFVSVSAACRQILGYAPEELLGRLSLEFVHPDDRAITKLEAQSVKAGQVTTTFQNRYLHKTGEVVWIEWAAVRLPGDPLIYSVARDITQRKVAAADIERLNEHLRQQLQYLTSLREIDQAIASSQELTVTLGLILDNITQQLGADAVTLLLLDPQTSALDYAVTRGFATPLQASTVQLETSLAGEVALSRQALVIPDLQTTALSSDWRGVLLRERLMAYYGVPLMAKGTVLGVIEVLHREPFEPSATWLETFDMLGAQAAIAIDNARLFAALERRNQDLRLAYDETIEGWARALDLRDKETEGHSRRVTELTVQLCRCLGVAPETLVDVRRGALLHDIGKMGIPDAVLLKPGKLSEEEWGLMKRHPEYAVRLLSPIKFLRSALDIPRCHHEKWDGSGYPAGLSGKAIPLMARAFAVVDVYDALTSDRPYRAAWTRERALQHIQRESGTHFDPEVVAAFFALLSAAAATMQ from the coding sequence TTGAAAGATCTTCACAGACCGTTGCCAGAACTTCAGCTGTTGCAGCAGGTGGTGGCGGCGTCGGCCGTCGGCACTGTCATCACCGATGCCCGTCAGGCCGATCTGCCGGTCATGTACGTCAATCCGGCCTTTGAACGGCTCAGCGGTTACGCTGCTCCCGAGGTTCTCGGACGCAATTGCCGCTTCATGCAGGGTCAGGACCTCGATCAGCCAGGAATTCAGGCCATCCGTCAGGCGATCAGATACGGAGAGAGCGTGACGACCACCCTCCGCAATTACCGCAAAGACGGCACGCTCTTCTACAACGAAATCACGATCAGCCCGGTCTGCGATGACGACGGCACCGTGACTCATTTCGTGGGCTACCAGAACGACGTGACCGTGAAGGAGGAAGCGTCTCAGGAGGCAACGCGCCTTCAACAGCAACTGACCTCCACGCTGGAGCGCTTCACCGACGGCTTCGCCACCCTGGACGATCAGCTGCACTTCACCTACGTCAATGCGGCGGCAGCCCGCATCGCCGGGAAACGCCCCGAAGGGCTCAGCGGACGCCCCTTCTTTTCGGTGTTCCCCAACAGCGCAGACTCGGCAGTCGTACAGGCCATCGAGCGTGCCCGATCAACCGGATTGACGCAGTACGCCGTCAGTTACCTGACCAGTATCGGCACCTGGATCGACGTCACGGTCTACCCGGCACGGGGGGGCATTTCCGTCTTTCTGCGCGACATCACCGAACACCACCACATTCAGGAAGCCCTGCGAACCAGCGAAGCACGCTTCTCGAAGGTCTTCCAGGCCAGCCCTATCCCCATCATCATCACCCGGCAACGAGATCAGCACTTCATCGATCTGAATGAAGCTTTCGTCATTGCCAGCGGCTATCAGCGAGATGAGGTGATCGGCAGAACCTCCCGGGAACTCAGATTCTGGGTCGATCAGCTCCAGCATGACGACATTGTGCGCGTCCTGACGCAGGGAGATCAGGTAAGTAACCGTGAGGTCCGCCTGCGCGTCAAGTCGGGCGAAGAACGCGACATGGTGATCTCGGTGATGCCGGTCGAACTCGACGGAGAACCCTGCATCATGAATTTGATACGCGACATCAGCAATGAAAAGCGGGCGCAGCAGATACTGGAGGCGAGCGAACTGCAGTACCGCCAGATCGCGGCGGACCTGCAGCGCACTCTGGATCTGTCGGTGGACATGATCACCTCCAGCGACGCCGACGGGCGCTTCGTCTCGGTGAGCGCCGCCTGTCGGCAGATCCTCGGATACGCTCCGGAAGAACTGCTCGGGCGGCTGTCGCTGGAATTCGTCCACCCCGATGACCGAGCCATCACGAAGCTGGAAGCGCAGAGTGTGAAGGCAGGGCAGGTCACGACGACCTTTCAGAACCGCTACCTCCATAAAACTGGAGAGGTGGTCTGGATCGAGTGGGCCGCGGTCCGGCTACCGGGAGACCCTCTGATCTACAGCGTGGCCCGTGACATCACGCAGCGCAAGGTGGCGGCGGCAGACATCGAGCGCCTCAACGAGCATCTCAGGCAGCAGTTGCAGTACCTCACCAGCCTGCGCGAGATCGATCAGGCCATCGCTTCGAGTCAGGAACTCACGGTCACGCTGGGACTGATTCTGGACAACATCACCCAGCAACTCGGCGCAGACGCGGTGACGCTGCTGCTGCTGGACCCGCAGACATCGGCCCTCGACTACGCGGTTACCCGTGGCTTTGCCACCCCACTCCAGGCCTCCACCGTGCAGCTCGAAACGAGCCTGGCAGGTGAGGTGGCGCTCAGCCGTCAGGCACTGGTGATTCCCGATCTTCAGACCACCGCGCTGTCGTCCGACTGGCGCGGCGTGCTGCTGCGGGAACGGCTGATGGCCTACTACGGCGTGCCGCTGATGGCCAAGGGCACGGTTCTGGGCGTGATCGAGGTGCTGCACCGCGAACCCTTCGAGCCGTCTGCGACGTGGCTGGAGACGTTTGACATGCTGGGAGCACAGGCAGCCATTGCCATCGACAACGCGCGGCTGTTCGCGGCGCTCGAACGCAGGAATCAGGATCTGCGGCTGGCCTACGACGAAACGATCGAAGGCTGGGCGCGGGCGCTCGATCTGCGAGACAAGGAAACCGAGGGCCACTCACGGCGCGTGACCGAACTGACGGTGCAGTTGTGCCGCTGCCTGGGTGTCGCGCCCGAAACGCTGGTGGATGTTCGCCGGGGAGCGCTGCTGCACGACATCGGCAAGATGGGCATTCCGGACGCGGTGCTGCTGAAGCCGGGAAAACTCAGCGAGGAGGAATGGGGACTGATGAAGCGGCATCCGGAATACGCGGTCCGGCTGCTCTCGCCTATCAAATTTCTGCGCTCGGCCCTGGATATCCCCCGGTGCCACCACGAGAAGTGGGACGGCAGCGGCTACCCGGCGGGCCTGAGCGGCAAGGCGATTCCGCTGATGGCGCGGGCCTTCGCGGTCGTGGACGTGTACGACGCACTGACGAGTGACCGCCCGTACCGAGCCGCCTGGACACGGGAACGTGCCCTGCAACATATTCAGCGGGAATCCGGCACGCACTTTGACCCTGAGGTCGTCGCCGCCTTCTTCGCCTTGCTGAGCGCCGCCGCCGCCACCATGCAGTGA